The Pseudoxanthomonas suwonensis sequence GACACGGTCGATCAGGAAGCGGCGCGCCGCGACGCCATCGCCCGCGAACGTGCCGAGCGCGAGCAGGAAGAGCGCCGCCGCCAGGAGCAGGTCGACCTGACCGAGGAACGCGAGCGGCAGCGGGCCGCCGAGAACCAGCGCCGGCTGGCGGCCCAGGCCGAGGAGGCCGAGCGCCAGAAGCGGCTGGCCGATATCCGACGCCAGCGCGAGCAGGCCGCGCGCCAGGCCGAACTGGCCGAGCAGCGCCTGCGCCAGCTGCAGCAGGCCCAGCAGCGGCAGGCCACCCCGGCGGCCACGCCCAGCCAGGGCACGCCAGGGCAGGGCGGCACCAGCGAGGACCTGACCGCCCAGTACGCGGCGGCGATCCAGCAGGCGGTGCTGAACCAGTGGATCCGGCCGGACACTGTGCCGCTGGGCCAGCGCTGCCGGGTGCAGATCCGGCAGATCCCCGGTGGCGAGGTGATCGATGTGGACGTCCAGCCGGGCTGTCCGTTCGACGAGGCGGGGCGCCGCTCGCTGGAGGCCGCCGTGCTGCGCGCCAAGCCGCTGCCGTACCGCGGCTTCGAGTCGGTGTTCCAGCGCAACCTGACCCTGACCTTCGAGGCCCAGGACCGCTGACCCCGCCGCGCTCCTGCTTTTCTGTAGGAGCGGGCATGACCGCGACCCGACGCCGGCGGCACAGGCGACGCCTTCGTGGTTCCGACGCCCGTGTCGCGGTCATGCCCGCTCCTACACACAGGCACCGGCGGGGACCGGCACGCCGGCGGCCATCCCGACCCGACGTTCACGCCGTTTTCGTTCATGATTGCGAAAATGTTCACGCATACGCTGCTATCTCTTTGGACTGCCTGTCCCCGTACCGGATATCCGAACGCCTGCCCATGAAGACTCCCCTGCGCTGGTTCGCCCTGATCGCTTTCCTGTTGCTGCCGTTCATGGCCTCGGCCCAGCAGCAGGGCCTGGAGATCGACATCATCGGCGGCAACGCCTCGGCCCTGCCGATCACGGTGGTGCCTATGCCCTACCAGGGCAGCGGCACGCCGCCGCAGACCGACATCGCGAAAGTGGTCCGCGACGACCTGGCCCGCTCCGGCGTGTTCCGCACCCTGCCCGAGGGGCAGATCGTCGAACGCCCGACCCGCGGCGGGGAGATCAACTACCCGACCTGGAAGCAGCTGCGGCAGGACTACATCGTGGTCGGCCGGGTCCTGGACGCCGGCGACGGCGGCCACCGGATCGAGTACGAACTGTTCGACGTGGCCAAGGCCGAGCGCCTGCTGGGCCTGGCCATCACCGCCCGGCCCAACGCCACCCGCGACGCCGCCCACCAGATCGCCGACGCGATCTACGAGAAGATCACCGGCGTGCGCGGCGCGTTCTGGACCCGGGTCGCCTACGTGACCGCCAACGGCGTCGGCCGGGATACGCGCTACGCGCTCAACGTGGCCGACGCCGACGGCTGGAACCCGCAGGTGGTGGTCCGTTCGGCCGAGCCGCTGCTGTCGCCGGCCTGGAGCCCGGACGGGCGCAAGCTGGCCTATGTCAGCTTCGAGCGCGGCAACTCCTCGATCTACGTGCAGGACATCGCCAGCGGCGCGCGTGAGCTGGTCTCCAGTTTCCGCGGCATCAACGGCGCCCCGTCGTTCTCGCCGGACGGCCGCCGGCTGGCCATGTCGCTCTCGCGCAGCGGCAACCCCGAGATCTACGTGATGGACCTGGCCAGCAAGCAGTTGACCCAGCTGACCAACCACTTCGGCATCGACACCGAGCCGACCTGGAGCGCCGACGGCGGCACCATCTACTTCACCTCCGACCGCGGCGGCCGCCCGCAGATCTACCAGGTGCCGGCCAGCGGCGGCGGCGCCACCCGGGTGACCTTCCAGGGCAACTACAACGCCACCCCGTCGGTCTCCTACGACGGCAAGAAGATCGCGGTGGCGCAGGGCGCCGGCAACACCTACCGGATCGCGATCATGGACTCCAGCCTCGGCTCGCCGCGCTGGAGCACCGTGTCCACCGGCTCCCTGGACGAATCCCCCAGCTTCGCCCCCAACGCCAGCATGCTGCTGTATGCCGCGCGCGAGGGTGGGCGGGGGGTGCTGTACGCCGTTTCGGCCGACGGCCGGGTGCGCCAGCGCCTGGTCCTGGCCGACGGCGACGTGCGCGAGCCGGCGTGGTCGCCATACCGCAGCGCGCGTTAAAAATCGGTTGTAATATGCCGCGGTTGCGTTAGCCCTCTGTCACCACACCATGCATCACAAGGAAAAGATCATGAACACCACCACCCGAGTCCTGCTGGTTTCGCTGCTGTCCGTGGTTGCGCTGGCCGGCTGTAAGTCCAAGCAGACCAAGGACACCGCCGCCGACACCACCCCGGTCACCCCGACCACCCCGGTGGGCCCGGGTACCGGCGCCTACGGTCCGGAAGACCTGGACACCGATCCCTGCCTGCGCCAGCGCGTGATCCACTTCGACTTCGACCAGTACACGGTCAAGCCGGAGTACCAGGCCGTCATCGCCTGCCACGCCAAGTACCTGCGCGACCGTCCGTCCTCGCGCCAGACCCTGGAAGGCCACACCGACGAGCGCGGCAGCCGCGAATACAACATGGGCCTGGGCGAGCGCCGCGGCAACGCCGTGTCCTCCGCGCTGCAGGCCGCCGGCGCCTCGGCCAGCCAGCTGACCGTGGTCAGCTTCGGTGAGGAGCGTCCGCTGTGCACCGAGTCGACCGAGGCCTGCTGGGCGCAGAACCGTCGCGTCGAGATCGTCTACAGCGCGCGCTGATCCATGCGGATGAAGCATCCCCTGCGGATGTTGGTCGTGGCGGCCCTGGTGGCCGCCACGCCCGCGTATGCGCAGAAGCTGAGCCTGGCCGACCGGGTCACCCGGCTGGAGATCCAGGCCAACAACACCCAGGCCAACCAGGACCTGCTCCACCAGCTCGAGCAGCTGCGCGTCGAAGTGCAGTCGCTGCGCGAGACGGTCGAGCTGCTGCAGGACCAGAACCGGCAGCTGCAGCAGCGCAGCCGCGACCAGTACCTGGACCTGGACGGCCGGCTCAACCGGCTGGAAGGCGGGGCCCTGCCGGCACCCCCGGTGAGCGGCGCTCCGGCGGCGGCTTCGCCGCCCGCAAGGCTCGCGGCACCGGCGGCGGCCGATGCCGCGCCGCGCGTGCACGGCGATCCCGGCTCGCTGGCCCAGTCCGGCGACGAGCGCGAGGCCTACAACATCGCCTTCGACGCGCTCAAGGCCGGCCGCTACGACGAGTCGGCGCAGCTGTTCCAGGCCTTCATCGACACCTGGCCGGCCGGCATCTACGCGCCCAACGCGCTGTACTGGCTCGGCGAGAGCTACTACGCCACCAAGAATTTCGCGCTGGCCGGACAGCAGTTCGAAGCGCTGATCGGTCGCTACCCGACCCACGACAAGGCGCCCGGCGCCCTGCTCAAGCTCGGCCTGTCGCAGTTCGGCGAGGGCCAGGTCCCGCAGGCCGAGGCGACGCTGCAGCAGGTCGTCGCCCGCTACCCGGGCACCGACGCCGCGCGCATCGCCGGCGACCGCCTGCATTCGATCCAGATCGGCCAGCTGCGCTGAGGCGCGCGGCCTTGTAGGAGCGGGCATGACCGCGACCCGGCGCCGTCGGCC is a genomic window containing:
- the tolA gene encoding cell envelope integrity protein TolA; translation: MHADAFYRNPDDREGGLAGPFALAVALHILVALLFWVAWWWSPQRQVEPAAGSPVIEASLVMSPADVRAAQERAEDAPKPLPEPPQPVVEPAPEETVPPPQPLPEPRPQDAPVAPQQKAQDFIPQPDTVDQEAARRDAIARERAEREQEERRRQEQVDLTEERERQRAAENQRRLAAQAEEAERQKRLADIRRQREQAARQAELAEQRLRQLQQAQQRQATPAATPSQGTPGQGGTSEDLTAQYAAAIQQAVLNQWIRPDTVPLGQRCRVQIRQIPGGEVIDVDVQPGCPFDEAGRRSLEAAVLRAKPLPYRGFESVFQRNLTLTFEAQDR
- the tolB gene encoding Tol-Pal system beta propeller repeat protein TolB, yielding MKTPLRWFALIAFLLLPFMASAQQQGLEIDIIGGNASALPITVVPMPYQGSGTPPQTDIAKVVRDDLARSGVFRTLPEGQIVERPTRGGEINYPTWKQLRQDYIVVGRVLDAGDGGHRIEYELFDVAKAERLLGLAITARPNATRDAAHQIADAIYEKITGVRGAFWTRVAYVTANGVGRDTRYALNVADADGWNPQVVVRSAEPLLSPAWSPDGRKLAYVSFERGNSSIYVQDIASGARELVSSFRGINGAPSFSPDGRRLAMSLSRSGNPEIYVMDLASKQLTQLTNHFGIDTEPTWSADGGTIYFTSDRGGRPQIYQVPASGGGATRVTFQGNYNATPSVSYDGKKIAVAQGAGNTYRIAIMDSSLGSPRWSTVSTGSLDESPSFAPNASMLLYAAREGGRGVLYAVSADGRVRQRLVLADGDVREPAWSPYRSAR
- the pal gene encoding peptidoglycan-associated lipoprotein Pal — protein: MNTTTRVLLVSLLSVVALAGCKSKQTKDTAADTTPVTPTTPVGPGTGAYGPEDLDTDPCLRQRVIHFDFDQYTVKPEYQAVIACHAKYLRDRPSSRQTLEGHTDERGSREYNMGLGERRGNAVSSALQAAGASASQLTVVSFGEERPLCTESTEACWAQNRRVEIVYSAR
- the ybgF gene encoding tol-pal system protein YbgF, which encodes MRMKHPLRMLVVAALVAATPAYAQKLSLADRVTRLEIQANNTQANQDLLHQLEQLRVEVQSLRETVELLQDQNRQLQQRSRDQYLDLDGRLNRLEGGALPAPPVSGAPAAASPPARLAAPAAADAAPRVHGDPGSLAQSGDEREAYNIAFDALKAGRYDESAQLFQAFIDTWPAGIYAPNALYWLGESYYATKNFALAGQQFEALIGRYPTHDKAPGALLKLGLSQFGEGQVPQAEATLQQVVARYPGTDAARIAGDRLHSIQIGQLR